In a single window of the Mesorhizobium shangrilense genome:
- a CDS encoding ABC transporter substrate-binding protein, which translates to MRNTLLAAAMALICGIAAALPARAETGEVVLARQFGIGYLPLAVMHNQQLVERHLAEAGLADTKVTWSRFATGSAANDAMLSGQLHFAAGGTGPAFILWDRTRSNWRVHGVAALSSMPNLLVSTDPRLQSLSDFTDTDRIAMAGAGSSVQTIYLQMAVSAKWGIENFEKLNSLMVNLPHPEGLNAMLSGSGGIKSTFTTPPFQQQSLKNEGVHVVLNSYDIMGGENTFLMLWATDRFRTENPKTFGAVLAALREATDWINANPRKAAELYVADAAGAEDVDQVEAIITDPQTTFTLAPRRVLPYAQFMNDIGRLKNRPEAWTDLFFPELHDLDGS; encoded by the coding sequence ATGAGGAATACGTTGCTTGCAGCGGCTATGGCGCTGATCTGCGGCATTGCCGCGGCGCTACCCGCGCGCGCCGAGACGGGTGAGGTCGTATTGGCGCGGCAGTTCGGGATCGGTTACCTGCCCCTCGCGGTCATGCACAACCAGCAACTGGTGGAGCGACACCTCGCCGAAGCCGGACTGGCGGACACGAAGGTCACCTGGTCGCGCTTCGCCACCGGCTCAGCGGCGAACGACGCCATGTTGTCGGGGCAGTTGCATTTCGCCGCCGGCGGCACCGGCCCGGCCTTCATCCTCTGGGACAGGACGCGGTCGAACTGGCGCGTTCACGGCGTGGCGGCTCTCAGCTCGATGCCGAACCTCCTGGTGTCGACAGACCCGCGCCTCCAGTCGCTGAGCGATTTCACCGATACCGACCGCATCGCGATGGCTGGGGCAGGGTCTTCGGTCCAGACGATCTATCTGCAGATGGCGGTTTCCGCCAAATGGGGGATTGAGAATTTTGAGAAGCTGAACAGCCTGATGGTGAACCTTCCCCATCCCGAAGGGCTGAACGCCATGCTCTCGGGTTCGGGCGGCATCAAGTCGACATTCACCACCCCGCCGTTCCAGCAGCAATCGTTGAAGAACGAAGGCGTGCACGTGGTCTTGAACTCCTACGACATCATGGGCGGTGAAAACACGTTCCTGATGCTCTGGGCCACCGATCGTTTCCGCACCGAGAATCCGAAGACCTTCGGGGCGGTGCTGGCGGCGCTGCGTGAGGCGACCGACTGGATCAACGCCAACCCTCGCAAGGCTGCCGAACTCTATGTGGCGGACGCGGCCGGAGCGGAGGATGTGGACCAGGTCGAGGCGATCATCACCGATCCGCAGACCACCTTCACCCTCGCACCCCGTCGGGTGCTGCCTTATGCGCAGTTCATGAACGACATCGGCAGGCTGAAGAACCGCCCGGAAGCCTGGACCGACCTGTTCTTCCCCGAGCTTCACGACCTCGACGGCAGCTGA
- a CDS encoding acyl-CoA carboxylase subunit beta, producing the protein MSLATAPRPSEAPTAEVRTPGIAELEFRQAESLKMGGAEAVARQHAAGRLTVRERIDVLADRDSFRELAQLTGTGIYDADEQLQGVVPAPYVGGTVTVDGRDVVVGGEDFTVRGGTTFSAPRRKGGQGGLTEDFAFHYRLPLVNLIDGAGGTVASIEKRRHTVFPGVHGFERSASLLGRSPVVSAVLGTAAGGPAGRAILSHFSVMVRGTSQIFAAGPPVVKRSLGQDIDKDELGGASVAVDKAGTIHNAADSEQEAMAQIRRFLSFMPANVWEMPPVAACDDPVDRCDERLARIVPERRTQAFDMRKLIDMIADRGSGFEIQPTHGKAVITTLARMGGFPVGIVANNPMFYGGAVDHTAARKQVRFMQLCDTFHIPLIFLVDVPGFMVGLRAEENATLLEGMRVVHAASQLTVPTMTLVIRKCYGMAGMATCNKNGVDYKLAWPSAEWGSLPIEGGVAAAFRRDIRAAEDPVAKEREIEARLRPFASPFRSAEAFAVEDIIDPRQTRPVLCRLVELAQTPLRHNLGPRAGFNYMP; encoded by the coding sequence ATGAGCCTCGCGACCGCTCCGAGGCCCAGCGAGGCGCCGACCGCCGAGGTCCGGACGCCAGGGATCGCGGAACTCGAGTTCCGCCAGGCCGAGTCGCTGAAGATGGGCGGGGCCGAGGCCGTCGCACGCCAGCATGCCGCCGGGCGGCTCACGGTGCGCGAGCGCATCGACGTGCTGGCCGATCGGGACAGTTTCCGGGAGCTTGCGCAGCTGACCGGCACCGGCATCTACGATGCCGATGAGCAGCTCCAGGGCGTCGTCCCCGCACCCTATGTCGGGGGCACCGTCACCGTAGACGGACGCGACGTCGTGGTCGGGGGCGAGGATTTCACCGTACGGGGCGGCACCACCTTCAGCGCGCCCCGCCGCAAGGGCGGGCAGGGCGGGTTGACCGAGGATTTCGCTTTTCACTACCGGCTGCCGCTGGTCAACCTGATCGATGGAGCTGGCGGCACCGTCGCCTCGATCGAGAAGCGGCGCCATACGGTGTTTCCGGGCGTGCACGGGTTCGAGCGATCGGCTTCGCTTCTGGGCCGCTCGCCGGTCGTCTCGGCCGTGCTGGGAACGGCGGCGGGCGGGCCCGCCGGGCGCGCGATCCTGTCGCATTTCTCGGTCATGGTGCGTGGCACCAGTCAGATTTTCGCTGCCGGGCCGCCGGTGGTGAAGCGCTCGCTCGGGCAGGACATCGACAAGGACGAGTTGGGCGGCGCCAGTGTCGCCGTCGACAAGGCTGGCACGATCCACAACGCTGCGGACAGCGAACAAGAGGCGATGGCGCAGATCCGCCGTTTCCTCAGCTTCATGCCGGCCAATGTCTGGGAGATGCCGCCGGTCGCGGCCTGCGACGATCCGGTCGACCGCTGCGACGAGAGGCTGGCGCGCATCGTGCCCGAGCGGCGGACCCAGGCATTCGACATGCGCAAGCTGATCGACATGATCGCGGACCGTGGGTCGGGTTTCGAGATCCAGCCCACCCACGGCAAGGCGGTCATTACCACGCTGGCGCGGATGGGTGGCTTTCCGGTCGGCATCGTCGCCAACAACCCGATGTTCTACGGCGGCGCGGTCGACCACACGGCGGCGCGCAAGCAGGTCCGCTTCATGCAGCTGTGCGACACCTTCCACATTCCGCTGATCTTTCTGGTGGATGTTCCGGGCTTCATGGTCGGGCTGCGGGCCGAGGAGAATGCGACGCTGCTCGAAGGCATGCGCGTCGTGCACGCGGCGTCGCAACTGACCGTTCCGACGATGACTTTGGTGATCCGCAAATGCTACGGCATGGCCGGCATGGCGACCTGCAACAAGAACGGCGTCGACTACAAGCTTGCATGGCCCAGTGCGGAATGGGGGTCCTTGCCGATCGAGGGTGGCGTCGCTGCGGCCTTCCGGCGCGACATCCGCGCCGCCGAGGACCCGGTCGCGAAGGAGCGCGAGATCGAGGCGCGGCTTCGGCCCTTCGCCTCGCCCTTCCGCAGCGCCGAAGCCTTTGCGGTCGAGGATATCATCGACCCGCGGCAAACCCGGCCGGTCCTGTGCCGGCTGGTGGAACTGGCGCAGACGCCGCTGCGCCACAATCTCGGTCCGCGCGCCGGGTTCAACTACATGCCCTGA
- a CDS encoding acetyl-CoA carboxylase biotin carboxyl carrier protein subunit: MTQSNVTSPVTGSVWKIECSVGNQVSEGDVLMILESMKMEIPVEATASGTIETLSVAEGVSVDEDTLLCVIAS; the protein is encoded by the coding sequence ATGACCCAATCCAACGTGACCTCCCCCGTGACCGGCTCGGTCTGGAAGATCGAATGCAGCGTCGGCAATCAGGTTTCCGAGGGCGACGTGCTGATGATCCTCGAATCGATGAAGATGGAGATTCCCGTCGAGGCAACGGCAAGCGGGACCATTGAGACCCTCTCGGTCGCCGAGGGCGTCTCGGTGGACGAGGACACGCTGTTGTGCGTGATCGCGTCATGA
- a CDS encoding acyl-CoA carboxylase subunit beta — MNDLSSGGAVRETIEQELTRRSEAALAMGGSQKLRRRREAGILNARERVDRLIDAGSFREIGMLGVSTRLEDRTTTPADGKVTGYARIDGRPVAVVSNDFTVKGASSSMTNMRKIGHVKRVATDRGMPIVFLGESSGARMPDNMGSRGMGTMLGNDPSQYIRDRKTPWASAVLGQCFGSSAWYACLSDFTVMRKGAVLAVASHGLASLAIGQTVEPEDLGGWRLHADHTGLVDRVADTDEEALAEIRRFLSYLPSHCNEAPPSADAPDEEGEEIRAASARLAALVPQNRRQGYDVRKVIEALADPGSFFELKPRFGKVASVGLARMGGQSVGFVANNPMFKAGALDVDACEKITRFLVMCDSFNIPIILLVDTPGFVIGIEGEKRKAPGKIMNFMSALQLCSVPKLSVIMRKSYGQAYLNMGGGRNSDEVAAWPTAEVSFMDPDYAVDVVNWGREVTPAERQRVRDQMAEDSTVFGLAEINAVQTVIRPETTRAYLLEMLELHRMRLSRGIGQRRMAHWPTTF; from the coding sequence ATGAACGACCTTTCGTCTGGGGGCGCAGTGCGCGAGACGATCGAGCAGGAGTTGACCCGCCGCAGCGAAGCGGCGCTGGCGATGGGCGGGTCGCAGAAGCTGCGCCGTCGGCGCGAAGCGGGGATCCTGAACGCACGCGAAAGGGTCGACCGGCTGATCGACGCCGGCAGCTTTCGCGAGATCGGCATGCTGGGGGTCTCCACCCGGCTGGAGGATCGCACGACCACCCCTGCTGACGGCAAGGTGACCGGTTATGCGCGCATCGACGGCCGCCCCGTCGCCGTCGTTTCGAACGACTTCACCGTCAAGGGCGCGTCGTCGAGCATGACGAACATGCGCAAGATCGGCCATGTGAAGCGCGTGGCGACCGATCGCGGCATGCCGATCGTCTTCCTGGGCGAATCTTCGGGCGCGCGGATGCCCGACAATATGGGCTCGCGCGGTATGGGTACGATGCTGGGCAACGATCCGTCACAGTACATCCGCGACCGCAAGACACCCTGGGCATCGGCAGTGCTGGGCCAGTGCTTCGGGTCTTCGGCCTGGTATGCCTGCCTGTCGGACTTCACGGTGATGCGCAAGGGTGCGGTGCTGGCGGTGGCCAGCCACGGGCTGGCATCGCTGGCCATCGGCCAGACAGTTGAACCCGAAGACCTGGGCGGATGGCGACTGCACGCCGATCATACCGGCCTGGTCGACCGCGTAGCCGACACCGACGAGGAGGCCCTCGCCGAGATCCGCCGCTTCCTGTCCTATCTGCCCTCGCATTGCAACGAGGCACCGCCCAGCGCCGATGCGCCCGACGAGGAGGGAGAAGAGATCCGTGCGGCAAGCGCGCGTCTTGCCGCTCTGGTGCCGCAGAACCGCCGCCAAGGCTATGACGTGCGCAAGGTGATCGAGGCGCTTGCCGATCCCGGCAGCTTCTTCGAGCTGAAGCCGCGCTTCGGCAAGGTTGCCAGCGTCGGCCTGGCCAGGATGGGCGGGCAAAGCGTCGGGTTCGTCGCCAACAACCCGATGTTCAAGGCCGGTGCGCTGGATGTCGACGCCTGCGAGAAGATCACGCGCTTCCTGGTGATGTGCGATTCGTTCAACATCCCCATCATCCTCCTGGTCGATACGCCCGGTTTCGTCATCGGGATCGAGGGCGAGAAGCGCAAGGCGCCAGGCAAGATCATGAATTTCATGTCGGCGCTCCAGCTTTGCTCAGTTCCGAAACTCTCGGTCATCATGCGCAAGAGCTATGGTCAGGCTTATCTGAACATGGGCGGCGGGCGGAATTCGGACGAGGTGGCCGCCTGGCCTACTGCCGAAGTCAGCTTCATGGACCCCGACTACGCAGTCGATGTGGTCAATTGGGGCCGCGAGGTGACCCCGGCCGAACGGCAGCGCGTGCGCGACCAGATGGCAGAGGATTCCACAGTCTTCGGTCTGGCCGAGATCAACGCCGTGCAGACCGTGATCCGCCCCGAGACGACGCGCGCCTATCTGCTCGAGATGCTGGAATTGCACCGGATGCGCCTGTCCCGCGGGATAGGGCAGCGCCGCATGGCGCATTGGCCGACCACGTTCTGA
- a CDS encoding CaiB/BaiF CoA transferase family protein, whose translation MKVDASAPSPRPLDGVRVIELGSTVAGPFCGRLLADFGADVIKVEQKSGDAVRSMGKRNRGRSLYAASIFRNKRNVSIDLQTVQGRDLVRRLCEKADIVVENFKPGTLERWGLDHDTLSLANPGLISVRISGYGQTGPYSSRPGYGVVCEAVSGMREITGDPDRPPARVAVSLTDYITGLYAAFGAVMALKARQRSGRGQVVDAALYEAAFSFMEPHVPAYQQLGVIARRAGPRLPDNTPNSLYPTGDGRHVHIAAITNPLFGRLATAMDRPDLAQDPRFAQPVARSENEDALDALIGDWTSSLPVEEVEARLQAVNVPASRIYDMSDIFADPHYAARGMIATPEDPELGPVAMPNVVPRLSETPGRVEWIGRDTGADTRSLFETELGLSADEVAGLIEAGVLHAGPMQAEPEKRRTAARTEAGGIR comes from the coding sequence ATGAAGGTCGACGCATCAGCGCCGTCGCCGCGCCCGTTGGACGGCGTTCGGGTGATCGAGCTCGGTTCGACGGTGGCCGGACCGTTCTGCGGGCGCCTGCTGGCGGATTTCGGTGCGGACGTGATCAAGGTCGAACAGAAGTCCGGCGATGCGGTTCGCTCGATGGGAAAGCGCAATCGGGGCCGTTCGCTGTATGCCGCCTCGATCTTCCGCAACAAGCGCAACGTCTCGATCGACCTTCAGACGGTGCAAGGGCGCGACCTGGTGCGGCGGCTGTGCGAGAAGGCCGACATCGTGGTCGAGAATTTCAAGCCGGGTACGCTCGAACGCTGGGGCCTCGATCACGACACGTTGAGCCTGGCCAATCCCGGCCTCATCAGCGTGCGCATCTCGGGCTACGGGCAAACTGGCCCCTATTCCAGCCGGCCGGGCTACGGCGTGGTCTGCGAAGCGGTCAGCGGCATGCGCGAGATCACTGGCGACCCGGACCGTCCGCCGGCGCGCGTGGCGGTGTCGCTGACCGACTACATCACGGGGCTCTATGCGGCTTTTGGGGCGGTGATGGCGCTGAAGGCGCGCCAGCGCAGCGGTCGGGGGCAGGTCGTGGACGCCGCGCTCTATGAGGCGGCATTCAGCTTCATGGAGCCGCATGTGCCGGCGTATCAGCAGCTGGGCGTGATTGCCCGCCGCGCAGGGCCGCGCTTGCCGGACAACACGCCCAATTCGCTCTATCCGACGGGCGACGGCCGCCATGTCCATATCGCAGCCATCACCAATCCACTGTTTGGCCGGCTGGCCACGGCGATGGATCGGCCCGATCTGGCGCAGGACCCCCGCTTTGCCCAGCCGGTCGCCCGCTCGGAAAACGAGGACGCGCTGGACGCGCTGATCGGGGATTGGACGTCGAGCCTTCCGGTCGAGGAGGTCGAGGCGCGGCTGCAAGCCGTCAACGTTCCGGCATCGCGAATCTACGACATGAGCGACATCTTCGCGGATCCGCACTACGCGGCGCGCGGCATGATCGCGACGCCCGAGGATCCTGAATTGGGTCCGGTGGCGATGCCCAATGTCGTTCCCCGCCTGTCCGAAACGCCTGGCCGGGTCGAGTGGATCGGCCGCGACACGGGAGCCGACACAAGGTCCCTTTTCGAAACAGAGCTCGGCCTGAGCGCCGATGAGGTGGCTGGTCTCATCGAGGCGGGTGTCCTCCATGCGGGTCCCATGCAAGCCGAACCGGAAAAGCGCCGGACAGCGGCGCGAACCGAAGCAGGAGGTATCCGATGA
- a CDS encoding DUF3095 domain-containing protein, with protein MTVSDDRFFDGLPHFAQFEGVADAQNYRPLPDDWVVATADIVNSTAAITAGRYKTVNMAGASVISAILNAAGRRDLPFVFGGDGALVAAPSVLREKIRAALSAVQAWVGDELDLRMRAAIIPIDHIRAKGLDVRVARFQASDQVSYAMFAGGGASWAEAEMKAGRYTIEPALAGTRPDLSGLSCRWDPIAARNGEIVSIIAVPRSTSKQRAFESLVTDIIALVGNEARGGHPVPDGGPSLGFPPPGLDVEARAAAPRGPRRILRKVGILAQVVLLRMADTFNWKLGRFDPKLYRSDVVENTDFRKFDDGLKMTVDVDREVFASVEARLRRAEIDGVCDYGLHRQDSALMTCIVATPLQRDHVHFVDGAAGGYAMAALNLKAKLAA; from the coding sequence ATGACGGTTTCGGATGACCGCTTCTTCGATGGGTTGCCGCATTTCGCGCAGTTCGAAGGCGTTGCCGATGCGCAGAACTACAGGCCCCTTCCTGATGACTGGGTGGTGGCGACCGCCGACATCGTCAACTCGACCGCAGCGATTACTGCAGGACGCTACAAGACGGTCAACATGGCCGGCGCGAGCGTCATCTCAGCCATCCTCAACGCGGCCGGCCGGCGCGACCTGCCTTTCGTCTTCGGCGGCGACGGCGCGCTGGTAGCGGCGCCGTCGGTCTTGCGCGAGAAGATTCGGGCGGCGTTGTCTGCCGTGCAGGCGTGGGTCGGCGACGAACTCGACCTGCGCATGCGGGCGGCGATCATTCCCATCGATCACATCCGCGCCAAAGGCCTCGACGTTCGGGTGGCGCGCTTCCAGGCGTCGGATCAGGTGTCCTACGCCATGTTCGCGGGCGGCGGGGCCAGCTGGGCCGAGGCCGAGATGAAGGCAGGGCGCTACACGATCGAACCGGCGCTCGCGGGAACACGGCCGGATCTCAGCGGCCTGTCCTGCCGCTGGGACCCGATTGCGGCACGCAACGGTGAGATCGTCTCCATCATCGCGGTCCCTCGCAGCACCAGCAAGCAGCGGGCATTCGAGTCGCTGGTGACGGACATCATCGCCTTGGTGGGAAATGAAGCGCGCGGCGGCCATCCGGTGCCGGACGGCGGCCCGTCTCTCGGCTTTCCACCGCCCGGGCTCGACGTGGAGGCGCGGGCCGCTGCGCCGAGGGGGCCGCGGCGAATCCTGCGCAAGGTGGGGATCCTCGCGCAGGTCGTGCTGCTTCGCATGGCCGACACGTTCAACTGGAAGCTCGGACGCTTCGATCCGAAGCTCTACCGAAGCGACGTGGTCGAGAACACGGACTTCCGCAAGTTCGACGACGGGCTGAAGATGACGGTCGACGTGGACCGCGAGGTATTCGCCAGCGTGGAGGCACGGCTGCGGAGGGCCGAGATCGACGGTGTGTGCGACTACGGGCTTCACCGTCAGGATTCCGCATTGATGACCTGCATCGTGGCGACGCCGCTGCAGCGCGACCACGTCCATTTCGTCGACGGCGCCGCGGGCGGCTACGCCATGGCCGCCCTGAACTTGAAGGCAAAGCTGGCGGCGTAA
- a CDS encoding glycosyltransferase family 4 protein, which produces MRIAFYAPLKSPNHPVVSGDRQVARLMIRALELAGHTVEVASELRAYMPEPDENRFRELMKDAEGEAQRLRSTWRSASAPDLWFTYHPYYKSPDLIGPRLAKEFSIPYVTLEASYSARRSIGAWKEAQARVVAGVRQAAVNLCLTQRDHDGLSAAVPDAAFAMLPPFVDAAALFGPGIAESGKRLIAVGMMRPGDKLASYRSLANALMLIEHLPWTLSIVGDGPCRDEVRAMFQEFAAERITYHGHLEQPRVFEALQTSDILVWPGCGEAFGLAYLEAQAAGLAVIAQATAGVPEVVRNGETGLLTPEGDAEAYAAAIALLLQDGTERRRLGDNARRFVQHERSLEAAAHRLTNLLPRMAVA; this is translated from the coding sequence ATGCGGATCGCTTTCTACGCGCCCCTGAAGTCCCCCAACCACCCGGTCGTTTCAGGCGACCGGCAGGTGGCGAGGCTGATGATCCGCGCTCTCGAGCTTGCAGGACATACGGTCGAAGTGGCCTCGGAGTTGCGCGCCTACATGCCCGAGCCGGACGAAAACCGCTTCAGGGAGCTCATGAAGGACGCTGAAGGCGAGGCCCAACGCCTGCGCAGCACCTGGCGGAGCGCGTCCGCGCCCGACCTCTGGTTCACCTACCACCCTTACTACAAGTCCCCGGATCTCATCGGCCCGAGGCTCGCAAAGGAGTTCTCGATCCCTTATGTCACCTTGGAAGCGTCCTACTCTGCTCGCCGCAGCATCGGCGCATGGAAAGAAGCGCAGGCCCGCGTAGTAGCGGGCGTGCGGCAGGCGGCAGTGAACCTTTGCCTGACGCAGCGCGACCACGACGGATTGAGCGCGGCGGTCCCCGACGCGGCATTCGCGATGCTGCCTCCTTTCGTGGACGCAGCTGCGCTTTTCGGCCCGGGAATTGCGGAGAGCGGGAAGCGGCTGATCGCCGTCGGCATGATGCGTCCGGGAGACAAGCTCGCCAGCTATCGCAGCCTGGCCAATGCCCTCATGCTGATAGAGCACTTGCCGTGGACGCTTTCCATCGTCGGCGACGGACCGTGCAGGGATGAGGTGCGGGCCATGTTTCAGGAGTTCGCTGCGGAGCGGATCACCTATCACGGACATCTTGAGCAACCTCGCGTCTTCGAGGCGCTGCAAACGAGCGACATCCTCGTCTGGCCGGGCTGCGGCGAAGCGTTCGGGCTTGCCTATCTCGAGGCGCAGGCGGCGGGACTCGCCGTGATCGCCCAGGCCACGGCCGGCGTGCCCGAGGTCGTGCGCAACGGCGAAACCGGCCTGCTCACACCGGAGGGCGACGCGGAGGCCTATGCCGCCGCCATCGCGCTGCTGCTGCAGGATGGAACGGAACGTCGGCGACTGGGCGACAATGCCCGTCGCTTCGTCCAGCATGAACGTTCCCTCGAAGCCGCGGCGCACCGCCTCACAAATCTTCTCCCGCGAATGGCGGTCGCATGA
- a CDS encoding polysaccharide deacetylase family protein, translating to MMQETWRPLREELERWASAGRRADFWLRDDDAIQPTAPLDVLLDLTGAHDIPVLLAVIPEPTGEPLAERLSAAGNASVAAHGWSHVNYAPWMEKKQELGPHRPHERMLKELTKGRARLEKLHGKRALPVLVPPWNRIDPALVPRLSEIGFEVVSTFGSETPGAVRSVNTTVDIIDWRGARGCRDHAALVNEIVAQLRALFQTPRGAIGVLTHHLVHDDAAWLFLRRLFEVTASNDGSCWRTMRELGGLR from the coding sequence ATGATGCAGGAAACCTGGCGACCATTGCGCGAAGAGCTGGAGCGTTGGGCGTCAGCCGGACGGCGCGCCGACTTCTGGCTGCGCGACGACGACGCCATCCAGCCGACAGCGCCGCTCGACGTGCTGCTCGACCTGACGGGGGCTCATGACATTCCCGTGCTTCTCGCGGTGATCCCCGAACCGACCGGCGAACCGCTGGCCGAACGGCTCAGCGCCGCCGGCAACGCGAGCGTGGCGGCCCACGGATGGTCGCACGTGAACTATGCGCCCTGGATGGAGAAGAAGCAGGAGCTTGGCCCTCATCGTCCTCATGAAAGGATGCTGAAGGAACTGACGAAAGGCCGCGCGAGGCTCGAGAAGCTGCATGGGAAGCGGGCGCTTCCAGTCCTGGTGCCCCCGTGGAACCGCATTGATCCCGCGCTTGTGCCAAGGCTGTCCGAAATCGGCTTCGAGGTGGTTTCCACCTTCGGGTCGGAGACGCCGGGGGCGGTGCGGTCGGTCAACACCACGGTCGACATCATCGACTGGCGCGGCGCTCGCGGCTGCCGGGACCATGCGGCTCTCGTCAACGAGATCGTTGCCCAGCTCCGCGCCCTGTTCCAGACACCGCGCGGGGCGATCGGCGTGCTCACCCATCATCTCGTCCACGACGACGCGGCATGGCTTTTCCTGCGTCGCCTGTTCGAGGTGACCGCCAGCAACGATGGCAGCTGCTGGCGCACAATGCGCGAGTTGGGCGGATTGCGCTGA
- a CDS encoding MBL fold metallo-hydrolase, translated as MAEPAFQVHFWGVRGSIPVSGAQYARYGGNTACIEIRSGNRRLILDGGSGLRPAGDALRASGIEEIDVFLTHTHYDHVIGLPFFHPLYMPSIKLVLWSGHMWGRTSTLQLFEDFMRPPWFPVNVDSCRCHLDCRDFAPGDTLSPREGVVIRTGSLNHPGGCVGYRVEWEGRSIALISDTEHIPGKLDATVLELIRDADLVIYDATYTEAEMKRYRGFGHSTWQQGIKLCEAAGARRLALFHHDPSRTDAELDEIEAQARARFAGAFAARDGMTVDL; from the coding sequence ATGGCTGAGCCAGCGTTTCAGGTTCATTTTTGGGGAGTCCGCGGGAGCATACCCGTATCGGGCGCGCAGTATGCCCGCTACGGCGGCAACACCGCCTGCATCGAGATCAGGAGCGGCAACCGACGGCTGATACTGGACGGCGGGTCGGGGCTGCGACCAGCCGGCGACGCGTTGCGCGCCTCGGGCATCGAGGAGATCGATGTGTTCCTGACGCACACCCACTACGATCACGTCATCGGGCTGCCGTTCTTTCACCCGCTCTACATGCCGTCGATCAAGCTGGTGCTTTGGTCGGGGCACATGTGGGGGCGCACGTCCACGCTGCAACTGTTCGAAGACTTCATGAGGCCCCCCTGGTTCCCCGTGAATGTCGACAGCTGCAGATGTCACCTCGACTGCCGCGACTTCGCGCCCGGCGACACCCTTTCTCCGCGCGAAGGCGTCGTCATCCGCACCGGCAGCCTGAACCATCCCGGCGGTTGCGTCGGATACCGTGTCGAATGGGAGGGCCGTTCCATCGCCCTCATCAGCGATACGGAGCATATTCCCGGCAAGCTGGATGCGACGGTGCTCGAGCTGATACGGGACGCGGACCTGGTCATCTACGACGCCACCTATACGGAGGCCGAGATGAAACGCTATCGCGGCTTCGGCCATTCGACATGGCAGCAGGGAATCAAGCTCTGCGAGGCGGCCGGAGCCAGGCGCCTCGCCCTGTTCCATCACGATCCGTCGCGCACCGACGCCGAGCTTGACGAGATCGAAGCGCAGGCCAGGGCGCGCTTTGCCGGCGCCTTTGCCGCCCGCGACGGGATGACCGTGGACCTTTAG
- a CDS encoding cyclic nucleotide-binding domain-containing protein: MLLKDEVGMLKRVPLFSGVEPSKLKLLAFTSDRVSYNAGQTLFHQGDEGDAAYVILSGTADILVESDAGPIKVAELEPNAIVGEIAILCDVSRTATVKATDRLEALRIKKDHFLRMLKENPEMTIEIVRVLADRLSHTTAELSAARSRSH; the protein is encoded by the coding sequence ATGCTGCTCAAAGATGAAGTAGGAATGCTGAAGCGGGTGCCGCTGTTCTCCGGCGTCGAACCATCCAAGCTGAAGCTGCTGGCGTTCACCTCCGATCGGGTGAGCTACAATGCCGGCCAGACGCTTTTCCACCAGGGCGACGAGGGCGATGCCGCCTATGTCATCCTTTCCGGGACGGCCGATATCCTGGTCGAGTCCGATGCGGGCCCGATCAAGGTGGCGGAGCTCGAGCCGAACGCCATCGTCGGCGAGATCGCGATCCTGTGCGACGTGTCGCGCACCGCGACCGTGAAGGCGACCGACCGGCTGGAGGCGTTGCGTATCAAGAAGGATCATTTCCTGCGCATGCTGAAGGAGAATCCGGAGATGACGATCGAGATCGTCCGGGTTCTCGCCGACCGGCTGAGCCACACGACAGCCGAGCTGAGCGCGGCACGCAGCCGAAGCCATTGA